One Methylocaldum marinum DNA window includes the following coding sequences:
- a CDS encoding siphovirus Gp157 family protein yields the protein METKLYEIADQYQQALNELMNPDLPPDVVEDTLEALSGEISVKAWNIAAALLHMEGEAELIRQAEERMSRRRRALETRAAGLRRYLKVQLERINIREIRSPQFIIKVKQNPPKVILDDESAVPGAFKREESIIHIDKNGIKQALLAGRTVQGAHLEQETRLDIS from the coding sequence GTGGAAACCAAGCTTTACGAGATTGCCGATCAATACCAGCAGGCCTTGAACGAACTCATGAATCCGGATTTGCCACCGGATGTGGTGGAGGACACATTGGAAGCGCTGTCCGGCGAAATTTCCGTCAAAGCCTGGAACATAGCCGCCGCCCTCCTGCACATGGAGGGCGAAGCGGAACTGATTCGTCAGGCCGAGGAACGAATGAGCCGGCGGCGAAGGGCATTGGAAACCCGGGCGGCCGGATTACGGCGGTATCTGAAGGTCCAACTGGAGCGCATCAATATACGCGAGATTCGAAGCCCCCAATTCATCATAAAAGTCAAGCAAAATCCGCCCAAGGTCATCCTCGACGACGAGTCGGCCGTCCCCGGCGCATTTAAGCGTGAGGAAAGTATTATTCATATCGACAAGAACGGAATAAAACAGGCACTACTAGCAGGACGAACAGTACAGGGCGCTCACCTCGAACAGGAAACTCGGCTCGACATTAGTTGA
- a CDS encoding RNA recognition motif domain-containing protein — protein MNRKLYVGNLNYGLGNDDLHQLFAAHGTVYSAHVIMDRETGRSKGFGFVEMGSAQEAQAAIAALNGKEVSGRSLTVNEARPPQDRGERNGSSNPFVTAGRRNGGYGDRRG, from the coding sequence GTGAACAGGAAATTGTATGTCGGAAATCTGAATTATGGTCTTGGGAATGATGACTTGCACCAGCTTTTTGCGGCGCATGGTACGGTATACTCGGCCCATGTCATCATGGATCGAGAAACAGGGCGCTCCAAGGGGTTCGGATTCGTGGAAATGGGCAGCGCCCAGGAAGCACAGGCCGCCATTGCGGCCTTGAACGGCAAGGAAGTGAGCGGCCGCAGCCTGACGGTAAATGAAGCCCGCCCTCCCCAAGACCGAGGTGAACGCAACGGCAGCTCCAATCCCTTCGTGACGGCCGGAAGGCGTAACGGAGGTTACGGCGACCGCCGAGGCTAA
- a CDS encoding PqiC family protein: MTRLLWTTMLVGFFTACATSSPARFYTLMPANGPIATRGTLSDAGNVIMLGPVTVPAALNQPQWVVAKSEHELEVLEQHRWAAPLKDEITAALTARLSHLVRDATVAAYSQMASFDPSERILVDVSRFELRPGESVVFEALWTIKADQKTIARRGHTSLAIPVTARDHAALAAAQGRALDALAQDLAAALPTH; encoded by the coding sequence ATGACCCGTCTACTGTGGACGACGATGCTTGTCGGATTTTTTACCGCCTGCGCCACCTCGTCACCGGCACGCTTTTATACACTGATGCCGGCGAATGGCCCCATCGCCACGCGTGGGACCCTGAGCGACGCCGGCAACGTCATCATGCTCGGGCCGGTTACGGTACCGGCCGCTTTGAATCAGCCCCAGTGGGTTGTGGCCAAGAGCGAGCATGAACTCGAAGTGCTGGAGCAGCACCGCTGGGCGGCACCTTTGAAGGATGAGATCACCGCCGCGCTGACCGCTCGACTTTCCCACCTGGTCCGCGATGCGACGGTAGCCGCCTACTCCCAAATGGCGTCTTTCGACCCGAGCGAGCGCATTCTGGTGGATGTTTCCCGATTCGAACTCCGTCCGGGAGAGAGCGTCGTTTTCGAGGCGCTGTGGACGATCAAGGCAGATCAGAAAACGATAGCCCGGCGCGGACATACCAGCCTGGCGATTCCGGTGACGGCCCGCGATCATGCGGCTTTGGCCGCCGCGCAAGGTCGAGCGCTCGATGCCTTGGCGCAGGATCTCGCCGCCGCGCTTCCAACGCATTGA
- a CDS encoding PqiB family protein translates to MFIRDNDAKSAPETDPSDSLPAAVVAPPSRFTFSIVWVIPLVAALIGAWLAWKAISEKGPVVTLVFKSAEGLEPGKTTIKYRDVEVGKVTDVALSSDRSSVIVTAEMRNGTEDWLVKDTRFWIVRPRVVAGNISGLGTLLSGSYIGMDVGSSAEREYQFQGLDVPPILTSDLQGKRFVLKGEDLGSLDVGSPIYFRHIAVGKVLGFEMDPAGTGVTLQVFVETPYDRFVVGDTRFWHASGLDLTLDANGIKLDTESLMTIMLGGIAFSIPPDSGVAKPAPEDSTFPLFANRAAAFAPPKSEPRNMVLYFDETIRGLSVGAPLDFRGLPAGEVTGIRGEWDARNHRFRIAVDVGLRWSGMIRNRAGESVATTREAVQGQLSRMVERGLRAQLRTGNLISGQLYVALDFFPAAPSAHLDWTREPPELPTMPGTLQSLSESAENIVKKLDKLPLDQVVADLRQTMSSLNRTLQSVERLASSLDRELVPEMKTTMSDARRTLGEAQKTLAGDGPLQHDVRDALNEVSRAAQSLRVMLDYLERHPESLIMGKEK, encoded by the coding sequence ATGTTCATACGAGATAACGATGCCAAGTCCGCTCCGGAAACTGATCCGAGCGATTCATTGCCGGCCGCGGTGGTTGCACCACCAAGCCGTTTTACTTTTTCCATCGTCTGGGTCATTCCATTGGTCGCAGCGCTGATCGGTGCCTGGCTGGCCTGGAAAGCCATCTCCGAAAAAGGCCCCGTGGTCACCCTCGTTTTCAAGAGCGCCGAGGGGCTGGAACCCGGCAAGACCACTATCAAGTATAGGGACGTGGAAGTAGGCAAAGTTACGGATGTAGCCCTCAGCAGCGACCGCTCCAGCGTCATCGTCACCGCCGAAATGCGCAACGGCACCGAGGATTGGCTGGTGAAAGATACCCGCTTCTGGATCGTGCGTCCGCGGGTTGTCGCCGGCAACATTTCCGGCTTGGGTACCCTGCTTTCCGGCTCTTATATTGGTATGGACGTGGGCAGCTCCGCCGAACGCGAATATCAATTCCAAGGTTTGGATGTTCCGCCGATTCTGACCTCCGACCTGCAGGGCAAACGCTTCGTACTCAAAGGAGAAGACCTGGGCTCTCTGGACGTGGGTTCTCCCATTTATTTCAGGCATATCGCAGTGGGCAAGGTGCTCGGGTTCGAAATGGATCCGGCGGGAACCGGCGTCACCCTCCAGGTTTTCGTGGAAACGCCGTATGATCGTTTCGTGGTGGGCGACACCCGATTTTGGCACGCCAGCGGACTCGATCTAACGCTGGACGCCAATGGGATAAAACTCGACACGGAGTCTCTGATGACCATCATGTTGGGCGGGATCGCGTTTTCCATTCCGCCAGACAGTGGAGTGGCGAAACCCGCGCCGGAGGACTCGACATTTCCCCTCTTTGCCAATCGAGCCGCGGCTTTCGCGCCCCCTAAATCCGAACCGAGAAACATGGTCTTGTACTTCGACGAGACGATACGCGGACTATCGGTCGGTGCTCCGCTCGATTTCAGGGGGCTGCCCGCAGGAGAGGTCACGGGAATACGCGGTGAGTGGGATGCACGGAACCACCGCTTCCGGATTGCCGTTGATGTCGGTTTGAGATGGAGCGGAATGATTCGCAATCGGGCGGGCGAATCTGTCGCAACGACCCGCGAGGCGGTGCAGGGACAATTGAGCCGCATGGTGGAACGAGGACTGAGGGCGCAATTGCGCACCGGCAATCTCATCTCGGGACAGCTTTATGTCGCCCTCGATTTCTTCCCGGCCGCACCGTCGGCACACCTGGACTGGACGCGAGAACCGCCGGAGCTTCCGACTATGCCGGGTACCTTGCAGTCGCTCTCGGAGAGTGCCGAGAATATCGTCAAGAAATTGGACAAATTGCCGCTCGATCAGGTTGTCGCGGATCTCCGGCAAACCATGAGTTCATTGAACCGGACCCTGCAAAGCGTGGAACGGCTGGCGTCCAGCCTGGACCGTGAATTGGTGCCGGAGATGAAGACCACGATGTCGGACGCCAGACGTACCCTGGGCGAAGCACAGAAGACGCTCGCCGGTGACGGGCCGCTACAGCACGACGTTCGTGATGCCCTGAACGAGGTTTCCCGCGCAGCCCAATCCTTGCGCGTAATGTTGGATTATCTCGAGCGCCACCCCGAATCGCTGATCATGGGGAAGGAAAAATAG
- a CDS encoding paraquat-inducible protein A — translation MYSSASSAAEAAPAFGDFDKLCACHECDLLQRKVPLAPGQSARCRRCGAQLYHAPRDTLDRTLAFSLAAFILFAVANMYPILGLSIQGKHTETTLVGAVLELQKQGMGIMSGLVLFTTFVVPAMELSGLLFVLLPLKLNKKIRGQAAVFRLIQALRPWGMIEVLMLGILVALVKLAHMATVQPGWSLWLFGAFIFVMAATAASLDSEEIWLRLGRRYPTGTKANAGAGYLSCHACGLLARASPENMEQHCSRCGGALHVRKPNSIGRCWSLLIAAMILYIPANVLPVMSTSSIVGAQVDTIMSGVVYLWMSGSWPLALLVFFASVMVPLLKLMALVVLLVTVQAGSRWRPLDRTRLYRLTERLGRWSMVDIFVVTMLVALVDVRPLAAVQAGPGAIAFGAVVVLTMCAAMSFDPRLIWDSIQDNVHTR, via the coding sequence GTGTATTCGTCCGCTAGTTCTGCCGCAGAGGCTGCCCCTGCCTTCGGCGATTTCGATAAGCTTTGTGCCTGTCATGAATGTGATCTTCTTCAGCGCAAGGTTCCGCTTGCGCCGGGGCAGAGTGCGCGCTGCCGCCGTTGCGGCGCGCAGCTGTATCATGCGCCGAGAGACACCCTGGACCGGACATTGGCTTTTTCCCTTGCGGCATTCATTTTGTTCGCGGTTGCCAATATGTACCCGATTCTGGGGCTGAGCATCCAGGGCAAACATACCGAGACGACGCTGGTCGGTGCCGTTCTGGAACTGCAAAAGCAGGGCATGGGCATAATGTCCGGCCTGGTGCTATTTACTACCTTCGTAGTGCCGGCAATGGAGCTATCCGGACTGTTATTTGTTCTGCTCCCTCTCAAGCTGAACAAAAAAATCCGCGGACAAGCGGCAGTGTTCCGATTGATTCAGGCGCTGCGACCGTGGGGCATGATCGAAGTGCTGATGCTGGGAATCCTCGTCGCCCTGGTCAAGCTCGCCCACATGGCGACTGTTCAGCCGGGCTGGTCGCTATGGCTTTTCGGGGCCTTTATTTTCGTCATGGCGGCGACTGCGGCCTCCTTGGATAGCGAAGAGATATGGTTGCGTCTGGGTCGACGCTATCCCACCGGAACAAAGGCAAATGCCGGGGCCGGCTATCTGAGCTGCCATGCCTGCGGACTGCTTGCCCGAGCCTCGCCGGAAAACATGGAACAGCATTGCTCGCGATGCGGGGGTGCGCTTCATGTCCGCAAACCGAATAGTATCGGCCGCTGCTGGTCTCTCCTGATCGCCGCCATGATCTTATACATTCCCGCCAACGTGTTACCGGTCATGTCTACCTCATCGATCGTCGGGGCTCAAGTCGACACCATCATGAGCGGTGTGGTCTATCTGTGGATGTCGGGATCGTGGCCCTTGGCGCTACTGGTGTTCTTTGCCAGCGTGATGGTGCCTCTCCTGAAGCTGATGGCTCTCGTTGTGCTCCTGGTGACGGTGCAGGCCGGTTCTCGTTGGCGTCCGCTCGATCGTACCCGGCTGTATCGGCTGACCGAAAGGCTCGGGCGCTGGTCGATGGTGGATATTTTCGTCGTTACCATGCTGGTGGCCCTGGTGGACGTACGTCCTTTGGCGGCTGTGCAGGCAGGGCCCGGGGCCATAGCCTTCGGCGCCGTGGTTGTGCTCACCATGTGCGCTGCCATGAGCTTCGACCCTCGACTGATTTGGGATTCCATCCAAGACAATGTTCATACGAGATAA
- a CDS encoding PAAR domain-containing protein translates to MSKPAARLTDMHTCPMFDGPKPHVGGPITAPGAPTVLIGSLPAARVGDVVTCVGPPDTIAQGSATVLIGGQPAARMGDLTAHGGVIVSGQPTVLIGG, encoded by the coding sequence ATGAGCAAACCCGCGGCCCGCCTCACCGACATGCATACCTGTCCCATGTTCGACGGACCCAAACCCCATGTCGGTGGACCGATCACCGCTCCCGGTGCACCCACAGTCCTGATCGGTTCTTTGCCCGCCGCTCGAGTCGGCGATGTGGTAACCTGTGTCGGTCCGCCGGATACTATCGCTCAGGGCTCGGCCACTGTATTGATCGGCGGTCAGCCGGCGGCGCGCATGGGCGATCTAACGGCTCACGGCGGGGTAATCGTCTCGGGCCAGCCCACCGTTCTCATCGGCGGATAA
- a CDS encoding DUF6931 family protein: MAFAAAEARQFQGPESWAAMGAFWSGGSMAPPEAPVVLPADNLTGKAVAGAVMLAAVQSEPENAPEKYRQFLMQGIDIACRGNGRLAPKPAVPKP; the protein is encoded by the coding sequence ATGGCGTTTGCCGCTGCGGAAGCGCGCCAATTCCAGGGACCAGAGAGTTGGGCGGCGATGGGCGCTTTTTGGAGCGGGGGTAGCATGGCGCCACCGGAGGCGCCGGTCGTTCTGCCTGCGGATAACCTCACGGGCAAGGCGGTTGCCGGGGCCGTGATGTTGGCCGCGGTGCAAAGCGAACCGGAAAATGCGCCGGAAAAATACCGGCAGTTTCTGATGCAGGGGATAGACATCGCCTGCCGGGGCAACGGGCGGTTGGCACCCAAACCTGCCGTTCCAAAGCCATGA
- the tssI gene encoding type VI secretion system tip protein TssI/VgrG — translation MKVKFHWDRAESRDETSSCWVRVSQAWAGKGWGAIAIPCIGQEVIVDFLEGNPDQPIITGRVYNSEQTVPYPLPDKATQTGIKSRSSKQGASDNFNEIGMEDDIGNEEIYIHAEKDMNVVVENSATLRVGFDKQDPGDQTVDIYNNRTATLEQGNDKLQLKQGNWEVLLDMSNHTLSIKQGNQETKIDLGKSTLEAIQSIELKVGQNSIKIDQTGVTIKGMMINIEGTTMAELKAPMTTVKGDGMLTAKGGLVRVN, via the coding sequence GTGAAGGTCAAGTTTCACTGGGACCGCGCCGAGAGCCGGGACGAGACCAGTTCATGCTGGGTGCGCGTGTCCCAGGCTTGGGCGGGCAAGGGATGGGGAGCGATTGCGATACCCTGCATCGGACAGGAAGTGATCGTGGATTTTCTGGAAGGCAACCCGGACCAACCCATCATCACCGGGCGCGTCTACAACTCGGAACAGACCGTTCCCTATCCATTGCCGGACAAGGCCACGCAAACCGGCATCAAGTCACGCAGCTCGAAGCAGGGCGCGTCGGATAACTTTAACGAGATCGGCATGGAAGACGACATCGGGAACGAGGAAATCTATATCCATGCCGAGAAGGACATGAACGTGGTCGTCGAAAACAGTGCCACGCTCAGGGTCGGTTTTGACAAACAGGACCCCGGCGACCAGACGGTCGACATTTACAATAACCGGACGGCAACGCTGGAGCAGGGTAATGACAAGCTGCAGCTCAAGCAGGGCAACTGGGAAGTGCTCCTGGACATGAGCAATCACACCCTTTCAATCAAACAGGGAAACCAGGAGACCAAGATCGACCTGGGCAAAAGCACACTGGAGGCGATACAGTCCATCGAACTCAAGGTGGGCCAGAACAGCATCAAGATCGATCAGACCGGGGTGACGATCAAAGGCATGATGATCAACATCGAGGGAACAACCATGGCCGAGCTCAAAGCGCCCATGACGACCGTAAAAGGTGACGGGATGCTGACCGCCAAGGGCGGTCTCGTCAGGGTCAATTAA
- a CDS encoding helix-turn-helix domain-containing protein: MIYDKFSQITDDRIVESLIGMPKAKFTALVKVFESAAQAIDRERVEKGEIKHVKQGGPKGYLDSYEKKLFFVLYYLKTYPTFDVLGFHFGFSGGHAHAHIDRLLPVLVRALTSLNVMPERTLTTPEEFSQLIDQYKNIAIDGVEVACVRPQDETEQEKHYSGKKKDIRSNPS, from the coding sequence ATGATCTACGACAAATTTAGCCAAATAACCGATGACCGCATCGTGGAATCGTTGATTGGAATGCCCAAGGCGAAGTTCACAGCCCTCGTCAAAGTATTTGAGTCGGCCGCTCAAGCCATCGATCGAGAGCGTGTCGAAAAGGGCGAGATAAAACACGTTAAACAGGGCGGCCCTAAAGGTTATCTTGATTCTTACGAGAAAAAGCTGTTTTTCGTTTTGTACTATCTGAAAACCTATCCCACTTTTGACGTTCTGGGCTTTCATTTCGGTTTTAGTGGCGGACATGCCCATGCCCACATCGACCGCTTGCTGCCGGTTTTAGTGCGAGCGTTGACAAGCCTCAACGTCATGCCGGAGCGCACGCTAACAACCCCAGAAGAATTCTCTCAACTCATTGATCAATATAAGAACATAGCGATCGATGGCGTGGAGGTCGCTTGCGTTCGACCCCAAGATGAAACTGAACAGGAAAAGCATTACAGCGGAAAAAAAAAAGACATACGCTCAAATCCCTCGTAA
- a CDS encoding transposase family protein, whose amino-acid sequence MLFLCCIVAGSVHDYTLMKDVFTPGSAWFEKVNLWLDLGFLGADKDYQSTQIYLPHKKPRKSKKNPNPTLTPEQKKQNRKQAATRVIVEHAIGGMKFFHCLMHRIRNHLGHFVDYFFSLSAGLWNYKIY is encoded by the coding sequence ATATTGTTTTTGTGTTGCATTGTGGCAGGCAGCGTACATGACTACACACTCATGAAAGACGTCTTCACACCGGGTTCAGCGTGGTTCGAGAAGGTCAATTTATGGCTTGACTTAGGATTTCTGGGCGCGGACAAAGATTATCAAAGTACCCAAATATATCTACCCCACAAGAAACCCAGAAAATCCAAGAAAAACCCTAATCCGACATTGACGCCTGAGCAGAAGAAACAGAACAGAAAACAAGCCGCCACGCGGGTCATCGTTGAGCATGCCATCGGTGGCATGAAGTTCTTCCACTGCTTGATGCATCGGATTAGAAATCATCTGGGTCACTTCGTGGATTATTTTTTCTCACTTTCCGCCGGGCTTTGGAACTACAAAATCTATTGA